AAAAACCCACGATAGAAATGGCATCGATGGAGTTTATTCTCAGGAACCCACTTCACCGAAAATATCCTGCATGGGTCAGATCAAGCACAAGAAGAAACAGATAAAACAAGCCAAGACCAAGAGCGTGACCAGGCCAAAAGAAGTTGCTTGCAAAAAATCATCGTCTGCTTCAACAGACACGGAGGTGAAGAAGCACGCTTCAACGTTTCAGAAGATGTTATTATTCCACGCCGCGAAGCCAAAATCCGAGGGAAGAAAATCCAACGCTTCTGCTCCGGGGGATATTGGTGACAGGGATCATGGTCATGGTGCGGCGGCACGTGCACCGCACGTGAGTCAGATGAGAAGGTTTTCTAGTGGACGTGACGCTCTTGCTAATTTTGATTGGAAGGTGGCTCAGATGGTGGCGGATGAAGAGGAAATTGATTACTATTCCGATGACTATAGAGTGGAGAGCAGTGACggtgaagaagaggaggaagaggtTATGATCCCTTTTTCTGCACCTATTTTGGTTGGTGGTGGAGTCGGTGTGCTTAATTTGAAGCCTCGGAAAGAAATTAACCTCTGGAAGAGAAGAACCATGGCTCCACCAATGCCACTTCAGTTGGCAAACtgattgttttgttttactCGAGACGACAATGCAAAACGATTGATTTGTTCTGTCCATTTCAATGTGGTTCTGTCTTGGTTTTGAAACACTTTGTCTGAAGATAAATAGCTATTAGTTACAGCCAAATAATGCAATTTGTCAAGGTGTCGTGGTAGACCAATATATGATATATCATAGTGTACAAAAATACATGACATCAAAGTTACAATCTCTACTCTTTCCAATTCAAAGTTCATAGAGAACGAAATTCAAATTGTAATTTGTGGTTGTACAAAACATTTTCTACAAGTTTTAATGTTGGGAAAATATCAATTTCTCACtcactttttttataaacatctatttaaatgacaataaatatatatatatatatatatatatatatatatatatatatatatatatatatatatatattgaaataaaataataataatatataacggCGGACCTTAGTGTTTAATGATGAGACTTGATTcctcaaattttttatatataaattactatataatttaaaatatatattttttaattttaatatattttatatattttacatctGAAAAAAGTATGtatatctattaaaaaattgagCACTTCCAAAATGTTTGTAAAAGTTCACAACTAGATATATCATTTTTTgcataattatataaagtacAGAAAGTGTCAGCATGCTATGAGAGGATTTTATGCTTGAAGATTAAACAAAAGATTATTGATACGTTTTATTTATTCCTTAAATACAACATTGTTGTCCAAAcagattaaataattaaaaataaaaatgtaattaattattttgatatagaattgattattttttttcaaatatctaaTGTGCTTTCTACAATGTACCTTTAATTAGAATATCATCAACTCGACCTTAATCAATTCATCCTGACACTAGTAtaaaatgtgcttttaaactcgcacaatagaccTCGGTTTACATCAAACCGCTGTCTATTCAGacacggtggcagttttgtaattaacgagaccttataggcctcggttcagacTAGACCGGTGCCAAAAAGGGCTACCACTTCGGTTGTGAAAGCAACCGGTGCCTAATTAGTGGTTTCTGACACGGTTTCTGACACGATTAAGAGAAACCCGAGGTGAAAGGGGTATACTGCATCGGTTGGTAGAAAGGACCGAGGCGTATAAGCCTCTACTACCTCAGGCCCAagaaggaccgaggcatataagcctcTTATTTCCCCAAATATTTTCCCCAAATTCAACGAAAACCTAGCCGCATCCCtcactctcgcctccctcgctctcgctctcgcctccctcccctcactctcgcctccctcgctctcgcctccctacCCTCGTGTCGCCTCCCTACCCTCTGTCTCGCCTCCGTCACTCTCTCGCTCcgtcgctctcgcctccctcccctcggtCTCGCTGGCTCGCTCCGTCGCTCTCTCGGTCTCCAAAATCTCCTGCGAGTGCGTCGCCTCTGGAGGGAAGAGCAAGCAGTGGTGGTGCGTCAATGGTGGCGGCGGTGATAGTGGTAGTGATGGTGGtcagattagggtttttctgatgttgatggtggtggtgcaAATCTGAGATTAGGGTCAGATTGGGGTCAAATTAGGGTCAGGGGTTTTTCGAATCTGAGATTAGGGTTTTTTGAATCTGTGTTAATTTGCCTGTTGTGTTAATTTGCCTGTGTTAATTTGCCCGAGGCACCAAAATTAAATTCCTGTGTTAATTTGCCATCATTTTCAAAGCAGGCTAATGTTCTCAGATCTGCAACCGGTTCATAACGAAAATcacaaccaaaaaaaaaaaaaaagaccctactgcctcggttcaacctccaaccgaggcagtagaaggagaagaacaaTCTCGATTCTGATAACCGAGGCCGAATCGTACCATTTTTTGTCTCGTTccaaaaccgaggcataaagtttaccactttttacctcgtctgaatatgcctcggttcagaaatCGGTGCCTATCAGCGAAAATAACCGGTGCATTTCCTTTAATTGTACTAGTGTGATGAAATATCAGTTGtgtaactaaaatttaattcattttttttcttagacttgattaaagaattttcaaaagtaatcttaaataaaaaacgTATATTCGAATCTAGTCAATTTATCTTTCATTGACTTCAATCAATATATCTTTTGGTCAATTATCTTAGTTTATTTGATCAATTTTGATTAGATATTTTTTTGAGAagttttgatttatatatttttaacttaatttaatctacataattttaaacttatatataatttaaagtatCGTTACTTTGATCTTTTAACTATAAAATACTTTTACACCTTTATGAATAAATCTTCATTTGGACTTCAACAGATATTTTCaactcagttttttttttcaaaataatattttgaaattgattcacacttgggtgttgctccctccactacCACCCCTTGCTTCCTCTACCACCTCATTCCTGTtttatttctctctttattTTCCCATTTCTATTTTACCCTTAgtaaaattttagggttaatattttttaacctctACCCACTCCAATCATCTACATGTATGCACCGgcaactcttcttcttctttatcgtTCGTCCCCTCATTGTTTCATTgtgctcttcttcctctttttcacgTTCCACTTTTTCCTCTCATTCTTTAATTGTGATAGAACTTTCATTAGTCGGTGTGCTTAGTGAGAGATTGCAAGTGATGGTAGAAGCAATTGATCAGCTGTGCCAAGATCGGTGTGTGGTGGTGTTGTTTGAAAGATTCGTCGTGAAGGTGcgtaataaaccctaaaaaataaacgtataatctttaaacggatgtgagcatcccTCAGCGGATGTCAACATCAGTTTAAGGGAAAACGAATGTCGATATctgttttgccttaaacggatttGACATCCGGATGCTCACATTCGTTTAaagttacatgtttattttcgagtttatttttattagtttatttttttatattaattttggagatattttaataatgcaatttatgttttgatgtattattttttaatatatttttgatgtattttaataatgtatttttgaagatctttattgttattagtttatatttataattttttgtattttgtagttatatataattagttttttgttttaatgtttttgtataatatatattttttatatatggtttttatattctttaacaattttataattatataaaaaattatttattagtttaattatatgaaatatataattttattatattaatatttttgtaattaaaacaaATGGATGTGGTGGAGTTGGAAGGGTGGGAATCtggaaagagagagaaggaaagtTGGAAAGTGAGActgagtgaaaagtaaaaatgataaaaaaatagagtttaagtttaaagtaaataaataggattaaaaatataaaagattatttttgtaattaaatttttttttgcataagGTTGGGGAGATGGAGAAAGAAGTGGCGGTgaggagggagcaacacccttcaTAATTTAAAACCAAACTtgatttgacaaaaaaaaaatagtacgGATACCAAAAATTAAAGTAACTTTTAAATTGAAGCCAATTTTGTCCAATTAAATATTGAATCATTTAATTGGATTCTATATCCTCCCCTCCGCAACACAAATACCCCCATAGTTGAAGGACCAGTTAGCTAAACTAGCCACGGACTAACATTAGAATTTGGCTATTTCTTCTTTCAATCCCACACATTTCTTCCTCCACcccaaatctttttaaaatttcaaaattattctctacaattcaaaaaattatacaCCTCATTTTTTGTGTTTCAACGAATTTTAAAATCCGCTAAGatcttttaaaacttttttatcgaattttgaaatctattaaaggattttttcttcaacaaattttaaaatttattgaaaatttttcaaaatcttcaacgaattttaaaatttgttaaaaaataaaattcatcattgaattttgaaatctattgagaaaaacataattccgagactatttttaaaatgtgagagtgtaagaaaaaacatgtagaggtgcaagaagaaacaacCTTATAATTTAGGCAAAAAAACGGTAACTATATGTCAAGGCCATCACTAGTAAACTTAGTTTAGCTAATGGGTAGTTTCTTCCTACATCTCTATGCTTTCGGTATAAAAAAAGTCTAGTTTTTTGGATTAtttcagaaattgaaaaagaaaaattagtgCATAAATTTGAAGATTATCTTTCCTAATCTTGCAatctgaatttatttttaggaaaaaagtaattatataatttaaaagttatttttaactttaaattatataattttaaaatatttttttatcgtcaatataaaaatgtatgttTGGATAATTCAAAAGACATAATATGTAAAggatttgaagaaaaatttattttttattaaagaattaaatgaCATGAGTGTAATATTCATATTAAAGATGGATCTAAAGCTAGTGACGGACAAATATGTACTGataaaaagtatgaaaaaatatgaaaattttgatttttactaaataatgtaaaagaatattacaaaattaagggAGGTCTTGATTAAATGTTTTAAGATGATATATTTAGGCttcatctcatattttattGGTATTGAGATCATTTAACATGGTGATGATGAAATTTTTATATCTTGAAAAATGTATTGAAGAAATTCAAgatgaaaaattcaaaataatctCAACACAGGTTGAAGAGAAGTTGAAACCAAAAAAACGACATTGATAGAAGAAGAATTAATTTGACATACTACAAGAGTTTGATTAGAAATTTTAGATATTTGATTACTACTAGATCCAATATTGTCTTTGGAGTAGGATTACTGAGCAAATTCATGAAAAAGCTAAGTGTCATttacaaataacaaaaagaatTATGAGATATATCAAAGATATTAATTCAATATACTACAAAAGTTTGATTAAAAGTCTTTGATATTTGACTGCTACTAAACCTGACATTATCTTTAGAGTAGAATTACTGAACAAATTCATGAAAAAACAAAGTGTCATTTATAAAGAGCAAAGAGAATTCTCATAAATATGTAGTGATCGAGTATTGTTCTACTGAAAAacaaattgtttatatttttaaaaagtcaCTAAAAagtgaattattttataagatgaagaagatgttTGATAGAAACTTGATTTAAAAGATacaagattgaaaataaatcaaatatgtgTGGTCCACACTTCTTTAAAAATAGTTTGCAAGTATAAGTTTTTTCAACATCaacaaaagttatattttttcgACAAAATAACTAGTGTATTTTGTTACCTACCAAAAACTAttgtattttgttattttattcattttttttgcttttgtaGATAAGAATTACAAATACAATGTATACTTGTGTGTTGAATAAATGAGAAAAACTTTGATTTCATTAT
This Vigna angularis cultivar LongXiaoDou No.4 chromosome 4, ASM1680809v1, whole genome shotgun sequence DNA region includes the following protein-coding sequences:
- the LOC108342592 gene encoding uncharacterized protein At1g76070, with translation MVKQLKLRNKILKALPKAVAAVTMTFQNPPFSPGRDHKSKPIVSMIPHEARRKTHDRNGIDGVYSQEPTSPKISCMGQIKHKKKQIKQAKTKSVTRPKEVACKKSSSASTDTEVKKHASTFQKMLLFHAAKPKSEGRKSNASAPGDIGDRDHGHGAAARAPHVSQMRRFSSGRDALANFDWKVAQMVADEEEIDYYSDDYRVESSDGEEEEEEVMIPFSAPILVGGGVGVLNLKPRKEINLWKRRTMAPPMPLQLAN